A genomic segment from Nocardiopsis sp. Huas11 encodes:
- a CDS encoding MFS transporter: protein MTPETGQRAARTGKSWITDWDPENETFWREKGRPVAKRNLWASIFSEHIGFSIWSIWSVLVLFMTPATGFDWAPEQKFLLVSVVALVGAVLRVPYTLAVPFFGGRNWTIISSTMLLGPTAVAVFLIQAPETPYWVFLLLAATAGIGGGNFSSSMANINFYFPEKEKGWALGMNAGGGNIGVATVQLVGLGVIALFTARAGHFVPLFYVPFILLSIWVAFRHMNNLTGARSDASAQLAATRDRHFWIMSLLYVGTFGSFIGFGFAFGLLLQNQFGLEPLQAASITFLGPAIGSLIRPIGGKLADRFGGARVTLWNFLAMVVGTGVVVAAINADSLAVFISAFCVVFVLTGIGNGSTYKMIPSIYAAKAQNAIAQGAPREETLSYNKRIASSMLGLIGAMGAMGGVAINMVFRESFRATESAAPGFLAFLVFYTVCAVITYAVYMRTPALSAPASTTTTGTTETVTR, encoded by the coding sequence GTGACCCCCGAGACTGGCCAACGCGCCGCCCGCACCGGCAAGAGCTGGATCACCGACTGGGATCCGGAGAACGAGACGTTCTGGCGGGAGAAGGGGCGCCCGGTCGCCAAGCGCAACCTGTGGGCGTCGATCTTCTCCGAGCACATCGGCTTCTCCATCTGGAGCATCTGGTCGGTCCTGGTGCTGTTCATGACCCCCGCCACCGGGTTCGACTGGGCACCTGAACAGAAGTTCCTGCTGGTGTCCGTGGTCGCCCTGGTCGGGGCGGTCCTGCGCGTGCCCTACACGCTGGCCGTCCCCTTCTTCGGCGGGCGCAACTGGACGATCATCTCCTCCACGATGCTGCTGGGCCCCACCGCGGTGGCGGTCTTCCTCATCCAGGCGCCCGAGACGCCCTACTGGGTCTTCCTCCTCCTGGCGGCCACCGCGGGCATCGGCGGCGGCAACTTCTCCTCCTCCATGGCCAACATCAACTTCTACTTCCCCGAGAAGGAGAAGGGCTGGGCCCTGGGGATGAACGCCGGCGGCGGCAACATCGGCGTGGCCACCGTCCAGCTCGTCGGCCTCGGCGTCATCGCGCTGTTCACCGCGCGGGCCGGACACTTCGTCCCGCTGTTCTACGTGCCGTTCATCCTGCTCTCGATCTGGGTCGCGTTCCGCCACATGAACAACCTCACCGGTGCCCGCAGCGACGCCTCCGCGCAGCTGGCCGCCACGAGGGACCGCCACTTCTGGATCATGTCCCTGCTCTACGTGGGCACGTTCGGCTCCTTCATCGGCTTCGGGTTCGCCTTCGGCCTGCTGCTGCAGAACCAGTTCGGCCTCGAACCCCTCCAGGCCGCCTCCATCACCTTCCTGGGCCCGGCGATCGGCTCGCTCATCCGCCCGATCGGCGGCAAGCTGGCCGACCGCTTCGGCGGCGCGCGCGTCACCCTGTGGAACTTCCTCGCCATGGTCGTGGGCACCGGCGTGGTCGTGGCCGCCATCAACGCCGACTCCCTGGCCGTGTTCATCAGCGCCTTCTGCGTGGTGTTCGTCCTGACCGGCATCGGCAACGGCTCCACCTACAAGATGATCCCCTCCATCTACGCCGCCAAGGCGCAGAACGCCATCGCCCAGGGCGCCCCCCGCGAGGAGACCCTGTCCTACAACAAGCGCATCGCCAGCTCCATGCTCGGCCTGATCGGCGCGATGGGCGCCATGGGCGGCGTCGCCATCAACATGGTCTTTCGAGAGTCCTTCCGCGCGACCGAGTCGGCCGCCCCCGGTTTCCTCGCCTTCCTGGTCTTCTATACGGTGTGCGCCGTCATCACCTACGCCGTCTACATGCGCACCCCCGCCCTGTCGGCCCCCGCGTCCACCACCACGACCGGCACCACGGAGACCGTCACACGATGA
- a CDS encoding LuxR family transcriptional regulator, with product MDRHRHPRPAALPHPRLPPHLSLVLTYRPEELPRSAGLAALAARTPPGTRHDELTLGPLTVEDVHTLAQHVLDPHPVTRDDAHRLTHWTGGLPLALTQTLHHLAATAPATPAAEPLVPDPPPVPAPLRDWLLDRVRALGRDARRLVHAASVLEGPAHETHLARIGALPPERADKALAQALRRAVLTTTAPATHALATPLLHQVCHDHLRQDRRRRLHRAALDVLDRGADPPHPALARHARECGDHDRWTEHAAKAAEHALAAGRDATAVRLLRDALTRPDLPAPRRRDLALTLGRAALTGLSADHTITVLRDVLTTPGMSAAERGELRMELGLLLLNQAARGRTARGELVRAATELSTRPDLAARTMCALAVPRSTPDPVDTHRRWMDQALTAARRSRDPATRHVVAVNHATLLAQIGDPAAWDIPLPDPGPGRPRPGPDVLTRRREFARGSLNLADAALMLGRYDRADRHLDDAAQWSPPDQTPYVHTSARALRLMLDWSRGRWAHLAESTERELRSPGLRRLHAVTAELTLVRAALALAQGDPAAAQARLAELCAGADTEEAPDHTVPVRAFAGGLAARLATAQGDPDAAWNHVQDLVCLVASKGVWVWAGDLLPGLRALIACGRRAVAHDLCARFSAGLRGTDAPAAHTALLRLQAALAHDEGAHERALDLYRQAEARCLDMPRPYDAAQVHEDAAATHLARPDGAGTAAGLAALHTALERYTGLGAAWDAARVRRALRSYGVHAAPDTGRGRRGALLSPREDEIAALAAQGRTNREIAALLHLSPRTVETHVANALGKLGLRSRRDLAVPTGPAPT from the coding sequence GTGGATCGACACCGCCACCCACGACCTGCTGCGCTACCTCACCCCCGCCTGCCCCCGCACCTGTCCCTGGTCCTGACCTACCGCCCCGAGGAACTGCCCCGCTCGGCCGGCCTGGCCGCCCTGGCCGCCCGCACACCACCGGGCACCCGCCACGACGAACTCACCCTGGGCCCGCTCACCGTCGAGGACGTCCACACCCTGGCCCAGCACGTCCTGGACCCGCACCCGGTCACCCGCGACGACGCCCACCGCCTCACCCACTGGACCGGCGGCCTGCCCCTGGCCCTGACCCAGACCCTGCACCACCTGGCCGCCACCGCCCCGGCCACCCCCGCCGCCGAACCCCTCGTCCCCGACCCGCCGCCCGTGCCCGCGCCCCTGCGCGACTGGCTCCTGGACCGCGTCCGCGCCCTGGGACGCGACGCCCGCCGCCTGGTCCACGCCGCCAGCGTCCTGGAGGGGCCCGCCCACGAGACCCACCTGGCCCGCATCGGCGCCCTGCCCCCCGAACGCGCCGACAAGGCCCTGGCCCAGGCCCTGCGCCGCGCCGTGCTCACCACCACCGCACCCGCCACCCACGCCCTGGCCACACCCCTGCTGCACCAGGTCTGCCACGACCACCTGCGCCAGGACCGGCGCCGCCGCCTGCACCGCGCCGCCCTGGACGTCCTGGACCGGGGCGCCGACCCGCCCCACCCGGCCCTGGCCCGCCACGCCCGCGAGTGCGGCGACCACGACCGGTGGACCGAGCACGCCGCCAAGGCCGCCGAACACGCCCTGGCCGCGGGCAGGGACGCCACCGCCGTCCGCCTGCTGCGCGACGCCCTGACCCGACCCGACCTGCCCGCACCGCGCCGCCGCGACCTCGCCCTGACCCTGGGCCGCGCCGCCCTGACCGGCCTGAGCGCCGACCACACCATCACCGTGCTGCGCGACGTGCTCACCACCCCGGGCATGAGCGCCGCCGAACGCGGCGAGCTGCGCATGGAACTGGGCCTGCTCCTGCTCAACCAGGCCGCCCGGGGCCGCACCGCCCGCGGCGAACTCGTGCGCGCCGCCACCGAACTCTCCACCCGCCCCGACCTGGCCGCACGCACCATGTGCGCCCTGGCCGTGCCCCGCTCCACCCCCGACCCCGTCGACACCCACCGCCGCTGGATGGACCAGGCCCTGACCGCCGCCCGCCGCAGCCGCGACCCCGCCACGCGACACGTCGTCGCCGTCAACCACGCCACCCTGCTCGCCCAGATCGGCGACCCCGCCGCCTGGGACATCCCCCTGCCCGACCCCGGCCCCGGTCGGCCCCGCCCCGGCCCCGACGTGCTCACCCGGCGCCGCGAGTTCGCCCGCGGCTCCCTCAACCTCGCCGACGCCGCCCTCATGCTCGGCCGCTACGACCGCGCCGACCGCCACCTGGACGACGCCGCCCAGTGGTCGCCACCCGACCAGACCCCCTACGTGCACACCAGCGCCCGCGCCCTGCGCCTGATGCTGGACTGGTCGCGCGGACGGTGGGCGCACCTGGCCGAGAGCACCGAACGCGAACTGCGCTCGCCCGGCCTGCGGCGCCTGCACGCGGTCACCGCCGAACTCACCCTGGTGCGCGCCGCCCTGGCCCTGGCCCAGGGCGACCCCGCCGCCGCCCAGGCCCGCCTGGCCGAGCTGTGCGCGGGCGCCGACACCGAGGAGGCCCCCGACCACACCGTGCCGGTGCGCGCCTTCGCCGGCGGCCTGGCCGCCCGGCTGGCCACCGCCCAGGGCGACCCCGACGCCGCCTGGAACCACGTCCAGGACCTGGTCTGCCTCGTGGCGAGCAAAGGCGTGTGGGTCTGGGCCGGCGACCTGCTCCCGGGCCTGCGCGCCCTCATCGCGTGCGGGCGGCGCGCCGTGGCCCACGACCTGTGCGCCCGCTTCTCCGCGGGCCTGCGCGGCACCGACGCCCCCGCCGCGCACACCGCCCTGCTGCGCCTGCAAGCGGCACTGGCCCACGACGAGGGCGCCCACGAGCGCGCCCTGGACCTGTACCGCCAGGCCGAGGCCCGCTGCCTGGACATGCCCCGCCCCTACGACGCCGCCCAGGTCCACGAGGACGCCGCCGCCACCCACCTGGCCCGGCCCGACGGAGCCGGCACCGCCGCCGGACTGGCCGCCCTGCACACCGCACTGGAGCGGTACACCGGCCTGGGCGCCGCCTGGGACGCCGCCCGGGTACGGCGCGCACTGCGCTCTTACGGCGTGCACGCCGCCCCCGACACCGGGCGCGGCCGCCGCGGCGCACTCCTGTCCCCGCGCGAGGACGAGATCGCCGCCCTGGCCGCCCAGGGCCGCACCAACCGCGAGATCGCCGCCCTGCTGCACCTGTCACCGCGCACCGTGGAGACCCACGTGGCCAACGCGCTGGGCAAACTCGGGCTGCGCTCGCGCCGCGACCTGGCCGTCCCCACCGGCCCCGCGCCTACGTAG
- a CDS encoding FAD-dependent oxidoreductase, whose protein sequence is MSTVQGASPRQIVVVGNGMVGARFAEEVARLDPQGQRVHLTVVGTEPHPAYNRVLLSGVVAGDYTPEQIRLPVPETPGVTVRTGLTATALDTEQRTVTLDDGSHLPYDELVMATGARASFPPVRGVSAEDGRPGEGVTALRDLADCDRLLSLVRPGAPVVVLGGGVLGLEAARGLTGRGARVSVVESSPWIMRRQIDKPAAKILGRLYEDLGVSVHSWRVASRWVPGTGLEMDDGRVLPGDVLVVTAGVRGNIELVKDAGIDVEHGILVDDFLSTSDPRVHAIGDCAQHPGGGAGLVQPGWEQAAVLARRLTGAAPQARYNGSSPVTRLKAEGIELTSFGRVHEDDDAPDLETVSVSDPHGGRYAKLVVSQDKVVGAVLLGFPDAAATVSQLHDTGASVPADRLALIQGLPTAAPEQDTAGAPEALVCRCNAVTRTDIEQAWLDGARDRDAIASTTRATTGCGGCVRDVNALLAGLDSSDAAPVS, encoded by the coding sequence TTGAGCACCGTGCAGGGCGCGTCCCCGCGCCAGATCGTGGTCGTCGGCAACGGGATGGTCGGCGCCCGCTTCGCCGAGGAGGTCGCCCGGCTCGACCCGCAAGGGCAGCGCGTCCACCTCACCGTGGTCGGCACCGAACCCCACCCCGCCTACAACCGGGTCCTGCTCTCGGGCGTGGTCGCCGGCGACTACACCCCCGAACAGATCCGCCTGCCCGTGCCCGAGACCCCCGGCGTCACCGTCCGCACCGGCCTGACCGCCACCGCCCTGGACACCGAACAGCGCACGGTGACCCTGGACGACGGCTCCCACCTGCCCTATGACGAACTGGTCATGGCCACCGGCGCCCGCGCCTCCTTCCCGCCCGTCAGGGGCGTCTCCGCCGAGGACGGCCGCCCCGGCGAGGGCGTGACCGCCCTGCGCGACCTGGCCGACTGCGACCGCCTGCTGTCCCTGGTGCGCCCCGGCGCCCCCGTCGTGGTCCTGGGCGGCGGCGTCCTGGGCCTGGAGGCCGCACGCGGCCTGACCGGGCGCGGCGCTCGGGTCTCGGTGGTGGAGTCCTCGCCCTGGATCATGCGCCGCCAGATCGACAAGCCCGCCGCGAAGATCCTGGGCCGCCTCTACGAGGACCTGGGCGTGAGCGTCCACTCCTGGCGCGTGGCCTCCCGGTGGGTGCCCGGCACCGGCCTGGAGATGGACGACGGGCGCGTGCTGCCCGGCGACGTCCTCGTGGTCACCGCCGGGGTGCGCGGCAACATCGAACTCGTCAAGGACGCGGGCATCGACGTCGAACACGGCATCCTCGTCGACGACTTCCTGAGCACCTCCGACCCGCGTGTCCACGCCATCGGCGACTGCGCCCAGCACCCCGGGGGCGGCGCCGGCCTGGTCCAGCCCGGTTGGGAACAGGCCGCCGTCCTGGCCCGGCGCCTCACCGGCGCCGCGCCCCAGGCCCGCTACAACGGCTCCAGCCCCGTCACCCGCCTCAAGGCCGAAGGCATCGAACTGACCTCCTTCGGCCGTGTGCACGAGGACGACGACGCCCCCGACCTGGAGACCGTCAGCGTCAGCGACCCGCACGGCGGCCGCTACGCCAAGCTCGTGGTCAGCCAGGACAAGGTCGTGGGCGCGGTCCTGCTCGGCTTCCCCGACGCCGCCGCCACCGTCTCCCAGCTGCACGACACCGGCGCCTCGGTGCCCGCCGACCGCCTGGCCCTGATCCAGGGCCTGCCCACCGCCGCGCCCGAACAGGACACCGCGGGCGCCCCCGAGGCCCTGGTGTGCCGGTGCAACGCGGTCACGCGCACCGACATCGAGCAGGCGTGGCTGGACGGGGCCCGGGACCGGGACGCCATCGCCTCGACCACGCGCGCCACCACCGGGTGCGGCGGGTGCGTCCGCGACGTCAACGCGCTGCTGGCGGGCCTGGACTCCAGCGACGCGGCGCCGGTGAGCTGA
- a CDS encoding DUF2000 domain-containing protein, translating into MTQQMNEQKVVRPATKVVVVLREDLEAPLAANAGAVLGLALGGRLENSVAADGKDAGGGVHAGLNPHPVPTLAASGQELRTLKAEADARGVTVVGFNEVARRSRDYVSYLDALAGTEPEAVEYVGLALYGPRGDVNKITRRLPLLR; encoded by the coding sequence ATGACACAACAGATGAACGAACAGAAGGTCGTGCGTCCGGCCACCAAGGTGGTCGTGGTGCTGCGTGAGGACCTGGAGGCGCCGCTGGCCGCCAACGCGGGCGCCGTGCTCGGACTGGCCCTGGGCGGGCGGCTGGAGAACTCGGTGGCGGCCGACGGCAAGGACGCGGGCGGCGGGGTGCACGCGGGCCTGAACCCCCACCCCGTGCCGACCCTGGCCGCCTCGGGCCAGGAGCTGCGCACACTCAAGGCCGAGGCCGACGCCCGGGGCGTGACGGTGGTCGGGTTCAACGAGGTGGCCCGGCGCTCGCGCGACTACGTGTCCTACCTGGACGCGCTCGCCGGCACGGAGCCCGAGGCGGTGGAGTACGTGGGGCTGGCCCTGTACGGGCCGCGCGGCGACGTCAACAAGATCACCCGGCGGCTGCCCCTGCTGCGCTGA
- a CDS encoding DUF1772 domain-containing protein encodes MVETMHALVPVIAVVSTGLFAGLFFAFSIAVMPGLGRAGDRAMIEAMQGVNVAILNPWFAVVFVGAPVTVLASLVLHASSAEAGSALWSAAALVLLVAVYVITFAVNVPRNNILEQAGPVERIGDPAAVRAHFEGVWVRWNHVRTLASLVALVCAAAAMITH; translated from the coding sequence ATGGTTGAGACGATGCATGCGCTCGTGCCGGTGATCGCGGTGGTCTCGACCGGTCTCTTCGCCGGGTTGTTCTTCGCGTTCTCGATCGCGGTGATGCCGGGGCTGGGCCGGGCGGGCGACCGGGCGATGATCGAGGCGATGCAGGGCGTCAACGTCGCGATCCTCAACCCCTGGTTCGCGGTGGTGTTCGTGGGCGCGCCGGTGACGGTGCTGGCCTCGCTGGTGCTGCACGCGAGCTCGGCGGAGGCGGGGTCCGCGCTGTGGTCGGCGGCGGCGCTGGTGCTGCTGGTGGCGGTGTACGTGATCACCTTCGCGGTGAACGTGCCGCGCAACAACATCCTGGAGCAGGCGGGGCCGGTCGAGCGGATCGGTGACCCCGCGGCGGTGCGGGCGCACTTCGAGGGCGTGTGGGTGCGGTGGAACCACGTGCGGACCCTGGCGTCCCTGGTCGCGCTGGTGTGCGCCGCGGCCGCGATGATCACGCACTGA
- a CDS encoding molybdopterin oxidoreductase family protein produces the protein MTQGTSTQTHCPYCALQCAMHLETGPDGRLAARPADFPTNRGGLCRKGWTSAEVLTVPDRLTRPLMRKDRGGALTEVDWDTALDHIAERLLALRAESGPDTVAVFGSGGLTNEKSYTLGKFARLALATSQIDYNGRFCMSSAAAGSTKAFGLDRGMPFPLTDVGQAEVVLLAGANPAETMPPMMGHLSAPTLIVIDPRRSSTARVALDNGGMHLAPRPGTDLALALGLLHAARVQGWTDDDYVDRRTTGFDRAWEHAAAWWPERTEQVTGVPAGRIRAAADLLGQAARNRSAYILSGRGTEQHAKGTDTVSAWINLALALGLPGRQGSGYGCITGQGNGQGGREHGQKADQLPGYRKIADPDDRAHVAGVWGVDPDSLPGPGRSAFELLDALGQSGGPRAMLLFGSNPVVSAPDSERVRSRLASLDFLVAADFVLSETAAMADVVLPVAQWAEESGTMTNLEGRILRRNRATAPPEGVRTDLEVLSALATRLGQPAERFPTDPDTVLAELGRASAGGAADYSGATPERLDGGEALYWPVLAGAAPTPRLFLDAFAHPDGRARFVAVAHRPPAEETDEEYPLLATTGRLMGHYQSGAQTRRVPELRTAEPEVYVEVHPDTAARAGVSAGEWATVSSRRGRTRARVRLDHTARLDTVFLPFHFGGEQSANNITNPALDPTSRMPEFKVSAVRLEPGPAA, from the coding sequence ATGACCCAAGGCACGAGCACCCAGACCCACTGCCCCTACTGCGCCCTCCAGTGCGCCATGCACCTGGAAACAGGACCCGACGGACGGCTCGCCGCCCGGCCCGCGGACTTTCCCACCAACCGGGGAGGCCTGTGCCGCAAGGGGTGGACCTCCGCCGAGGTGCTCACCGTGCCCGACCGCCTGACCCGGCCACTGATGCGCAAGGACCGCGGCGGCGCGCTCACCGAGGTGGACTGGGACACCGCCCTGGACCACATCGCCGAACGCCTGCTCGCCCTGCGGGCGGAGTCGGGTCCCGACACGGTGGCGGTGTTCGGCAGCGGCGGCCTGACCAACGAGAAGTCCTACACCCTGGGCAAGTTCGCCCGCCTGGCGCTGGCCACCTCCCAGATCGACTACAACGGCCGGTTCTGCATGTCCTCGGCCGCGGCCGGCTCCACCAAGGCCTTCGGCCTGGACCGCGGGATGCCCTTCCCGCTCACCGACGTCGGCCAGGCCGAGGTCGTGCTGCTGGCCGGCGCCAACCCCGCCGAGACCATGCCGCCGATGATGGGCCACCTGTCGGCGCCCACCCTCATCGTCATCGACCCGCGCCGCTCCAGCACCGCACGCGTCGCCCTGGACAACGGCGGCATGCACCTGGCGCCCCGCCCCGGCACCGACCTGGCCCTGGCCCTGGGGCTGCTGCACGCCGCCCGCGTCCAGGGCTGGACCGACGACGACTACGTCGACCGCCGCACCACCGGCTTCGACCGCGCCTGGGAACACGCCGCCGCCTGGTGGCCCGAGCGCACCGAACAGGTCACGGGCGTGCCCGCCGGCCGCATCCGCGCCGCCGCCGACCTGCTGGGGCAGGCCGCCCGCAACCGGTCCGCCTACATCCTCAGCGGGCGCGGCACCGAACAGCACGCCAAGGGCACCGACACCGTCTCGGCGTGGATCAACCTGGCCCTGGCCCTGGGCCTGCCCGGGCGCCAGGGCTCCGGCTACGGGTGCATCACCGGCCAGGGCAACGGCCAGGGCGGGCGCGAACACGGCCAAAAGGCCGACCAGCTGCCCGGCTACCGCAAGATCGCCGATCCCGACGACCGCGCCCACGTGGCGGGCGTGTGGGGCGTGGACCCCGACAGCCTGCCCGGCCCCGGCCGCTCGGCCTTCGAACTCCTGGACGCCCTGGGGCAGAGCGGGGGGCCGCGCGCCATGCTGCTGTTCGGCTCCAACCCGGTCGTCTCGGCCCCCGACTCCGAGCGCGTGCGCTCACGCCTGGCCTCCCTGGACTTCCTGGTCGCCGCCGACTTCGTGCTCTCCGAGACCGCCGCCATGGCCGATGTGGTCCTGCCCGTGGCCCAGTGGGCCGAGGAGTCGGGCACCATGACCAACCTCGAAGGCCGCATCCTGCGCCGCAACCGCGCCACCGCGCCCCCCGAGGGGGTGCGCACCGACCTGGAGGTGCTCTCCGCGCTGGCCACCCGGCTCGGCCAGCCCGCCGAACGCTTCCCCACCGACCCCGACACCGTCCTGGCCGAGCTGGGCCGCGCCTCGGCCGGGGGAGCGGCCGACTACTCCGGCGCCACCCCCGAGCGCCTGGACGGGGGCGAGGCCCTGTACTGGCCGGTGCTGGCCGGCGCCGCGCCCACACCGCGCCTGTTCCTGGACGCCTTCGCCCACCCCGACGGCCGTGCCCGCTTCGTCGCGGTCGCCCACCGGCCCCCGGCCGAGGAGACCGACGAGGAGTATCCGCTGCTGGCCACCACCGGCCGCCTCATGGGCCACTACCAGTCCGGCGCCCAGACCCGCCGCGTGCCCGAGCTGCGCACGGCCGAACCCGAGGTGTACGTGGAGGTGCACCCCGACACCGCGGCCCGCGCCGGCGTCTCTGCGGGGGAGTGGGCCACCGTCTCCTCCCGGCGCGGCCGCACCCGCGCCCGGGTCAGGCTCGACCACACCGCGCGCCTGGACACGGTGTTCCTGCCCTTCCACTTCGGCGGCGAGCAGAGCGCCAACAACATCACCAACCCGGCCCTGGACCCCACCAGCCGCATGCCCGAGTTCAAGGTCAGCGCGGTGCGCCTCGAACCCGGCCCCGCGGCCTGA
- a CDS encoding AAA family ATPase codes for MRLPPLVGRHHHQRRLRAAAAPGSLLLLAGPAGSGKTRLVHTLTEDTDTTVLIGRCPPRTVPFPFAPLVEALRQAPVPAGLSPLCGALAPLLPEHTDHLPPHLPPATTPAADHHRTYRALAELLDALGPAVLVLEDTQWIDTATHDLLRYLTPACPRTCPWS; via the coding sequence GTGCGCCTTCCCCCACTCGTCGGCCGTCACCACCACCAACGCCGCCTGCGCGCCGCCGCCGCACCCGGATCCCTGCTCCTGCTGGCCGGCCCGGCCGGATCGGGCAAGACCCGCCTGGTCCACACCCTGACCGAGGACACCGACACCACCGTCCTGATCGGACGCTGCCCGCCCCGCACCGTCCCCTTCCCCTTCGCCCCCCTGGTCGAGGCCCTGCGCCAGGCCCCCGTCCCCGCCGGGCTGAGCCCGCTGTGCGGCGCCCTGGCCCCGCTCCTGCCCGAACACACCGACCACCTGCCCCCGCACCTGCCCCCGGCCACCACACCCGCCGCCGACCACCACCGCACCTACCGCGCCCTGGCCGAACTCCTGGACGCCCTGGGACCCGCCGTCCTGGTCCTGGAGGACACCCAGTGGATCGACACCGCCACCCACGACCTGCTGCGCTACCTCACCCCCGCCTGCCCCCGCACCTGTCCCTGGTCCTGA
- a CDS encoding Lrp/AsnC family transcriptional regulator, translating to MDELDSAIVRELQTDARQTNRALAGRLGIAPSTCLERVRLLQRRGVIRGYHADIDPAALNREVEAFISVQLRPPSRQAIEGFKAAMFALPEVLAVYVVAGEQDFLVHVSLPSLDALHSFLIDRLTQRREVLSFRSQIIYDSARKSVHAPLE from the coding sequence ATGGACGAACTTGATTCGGCGATCGTGCGCGAACTCCAAACGGATGCGCGCCAGACCAACCGGGCCCTGGCCGGACGGCTGGGCATCGCGCCCTCCACCTGTCTGGAGCGCGTGCGCCTGCTCCAGCGGCGCGGCGTCATCCGCGGCTACCACGCCGACATCGACCCGGCCGCGCTCAACCGCGAGGTCGAGGCGTTCATCTCGGTGCAGCTGCGCCCGCCCAGCCGGCAGGCCATCGAGGGCTTCAAGGCCGCGATGTTCGCCCTGCCCGAGGTCCTGGCGGTGTACGTGGTGGCCGGTGAACAGGACTTCCTCGTCCACGTGTCCCTGCCCTCGCTGGACGCGCTGCACAGCTTCCTCATCGACCGCCTCACCCAGCGCCGCGAGGTGTTGAGCTTTCGCAGCCAGATCATCTACGACAGCGCCCGCAAGAGCGTCCACGCGCCCCTGGAGTAG